The sequence TGCTGGTGATCGACATCCCGGCGGAATGTATCGGCGTGGTCACGCAGATGCTGTCTTCGCGCAAGGGCAAGATGCGCACGATGGTCACTCATGCGAGCAGCCGGGTGCGGCTGGAGTACGATATTCCGGCGCGCGGGCTGATCGGATTTCGCGGCAGGTTCCTCGAGAACACGCGCGGCAACGGGCTGATGCATACGCTGTTCAACGGCTACGGGCCGTGGAACGGCCCGATTCGATCGCGGGCAAATGGCGCGATGATTTCGGATCGGGAAGGGGCCACGACTGCCTACGCGATTTTCCATCTGCAGGAACGTGGGATATTTTTTGTGGGGCCGGGCGAGCCGGTTTATGAGGGAATGATCGTCGGCGAATATGCGCGTGAGATTAATCTGCCGGTCAACGTGTGCCGCGAGAAAAAGCTCACCAACATGCGCGCATCGGGGCACGACGAAGCGGTGCGAATCTCGCCGGCGCGGGTGCCGACGCTGGACGCGGCATTGGAATGGATCGACGAAGAGGAACTGGTCGAGGTCACGCCCAAATCAGTTCGGCTGCGTAATCGGGTGCTCAAGACCGCGGTCCGCAACAAGCATCGGATGGGCTTTACCGACGCGCCGCCGGCAGAGATGGCTGGGAGCGACTGACAGGATCGCGAGTTCGAACTGCGCCGCATCCGGCGCGGGAATCGCGTCAGGGCAACCATGAGATTCGCCCGAATCGCCTCGATTCTCGCGCTGATTCTACTTCTACTGATCACCGGTTCGATCGTGCTGATTGCCTACAATCAGCCACGCGTGATCGCGTTCGTACTCGCCTCGATCAATCGCCGCACCGGGGTCAATATTGTTCCGCGCAGTTCGTCGATAACCTTCAGCAATCACCTGGTGGTGGTCCTCGATGAGCCGGAAATAACCGCGAAAGGCCGGCCCACGATCAAGCTCAAGACGCTGCGCGCGAGCGTCGGCTATCATTCGCTGCTCACCCAAACGGGCCTGCCGCTTTACGGCCTGCGAGCGCTGAATCCCGAAGTTATCCTGCCGGTAGAGTCGGCGGAAACCGCGGCGATACCGGTGCCGAAACCGGGCGCTGAGTCGGTCGCTGCGATTCGGGAAGCGCTGCAGACGCTCGGGCGGATCGCGTGGCGGGTCGAGGTGATCGAGGCGACCGTTCGTTACGCCGACGGCCATCCGCTAATCGAGCATCTGGGAGTGGTGGCATTTCACAAGCGCAGAAATCCGGGGCAATGGAGCCTCAGTTTCGATACGAGGATTAGCGGCGGCCCGGTTGCGGGTTCGAACGCGGCGGGAAAATTCACCATCGATGCGTTCCCGCAGACGCCGCCGGTGGCATTCGGGCGCGGTCAAATCTGGACCTGGAACGTGCCGCTCAAGCATCTCGAGGCCCAGGGAATCGAGCTGGTCGGCGGCCTGCAGGGTCATCTCAAGTTCTCGATCAAGGATGATGGTTCTCTGATCGGCGCGGTGCAGGCCGGCGGCGCCGACCTGACTCTGAAGGGCCAGGGATTGTCCACGCCGATCAAGCTTGGCGACTACACGCTGCAGACGGCGCTCAGCTTTTCCAACGGCCTGCTCGCCTTCAACCAGCTCATCCTGAAGCACGTGGATCGGCCGCTGGTCTCGGCGGAGACGGAAGTGGTCGAACCGTTCAGCCTGAATCCGGAGATCGGCGTCAAGGTCGGCGGCTTTCGCCTCGATGCGTCGGGGCTCAAGCAGAAGCTGCTCCTGGTGCGGCGTTTGCCGACCGAAGTTGAAGCGATGCTGAAGCGGCTCCGGCCGGGCGCCGTGAGCATCGGCGCGGTGACGCTCAGCGCATCGCTCGACAAGATCAAGACGACGCCCTTGAAGGCGCTGCGCGAGAACCTGGTCGTCAGCGCGCAGATCGAGAGCGCCGGCTTCACGCTGCCCGAAGATTTGAAGCTGCCGAGCGTCGAGCAGCTTGGCGCGCAGCTTCATTTCGAAAAGGGCGTGCTGACGATCGCGCAGGGCGGCGCGAAGCTTGGCAACTCGTCGATCCATGAAGTGACGGCGCGCGTTGATTTGGCGAACGGCGTCGAGGGGGCGAAATACGAAGCTGGGCTCGCGATCGACGCGGACCTCGGCGATCTGTCGCCGGCAATTTTCAACGCGATGCAGCAGTACAAACTCGACTGGCGCGAGCATATCCAGCGCGTCGGCGGCCGTATCGATATTGGCGCGACTGCGTCGGGCGCTCTCAGCGCGAACAACATGACGCCGCCGTCGGATTATCGCGTCGTCGTGACGCCCAAAGGCGCGCAAGTCGCGGTCAAGGGACCGCCGGGCCCGTTTCATCTGAGCCGCGGCATGGTCGCGATCACGCCGGATCGGATCAGATTCGAGGATCTGATGCTGGCGATCACCGGCGGAGATGCGGTGCTGAATGGCGCGGTCAGTTCGTTCAGGGAGGGCGTCGAGATGCACGATCTGACGCTCGACCTGCATCAGTTCCCGTCCGATCTATGGCTGTCGCTGCTGGTGGATCCAAGCGATCTTGCGTTGCATGGGCCGATCGGTGGCCGCGTGATCCTGAACACCGCGCGAAAGGATCCCAAGGTGATTCTGCCGGCGGGCAAGCTGACGCTCACCAAGGGCGACGTGCAGTTCAATTTTTTGCGCGCGCCGATCGAGGTGCAGGGCGCCACGGTCACGATGGATCGCAAGACGCTGGTGCTGTCGATGCCCGGATCGCTACTCGATAAGCAGCCGATCGATTTCACAATCACCGTGCCCGATTTCCGCAATCCTTCGCTTCAAATCGTCGCGGTCGTTCAGAAGCTCAATTTTGAAGTGATGAAGTTCATTCGGATGCCGTGGTCGCCGTCCACCACGCCGGTCAATTTCCCGCTGCCCTCGAGCGGGCATATCGAGGCGCGCTTCGGCAATCTCGCGGCGTTTGAGATGTCGGATATCAAGACCGACTTTTATCGCAAGCCGAGCGGGGACTGGAGCGTTTACAATTTCAGCGCGAACGCCTACTCGGGAACAATGAAGCTGGACCTGATCGGCCGCGCGCAGGACAACTGGGTCCATCTGAACGGCAGCATGACCGACGCCGATCCGGCGCCGCTGTTCATGCTCGGCGGCAAGATCGAACGCTCGCCGCTGCTCGGACGGATGTCGATCGGCGCCGATCTGTGGGCCAATACTGACACCGATTTCTACAACACGATGGCGGGCGACGTTTCGCTCACCGTGCGCGACGGCACGCTCGACAAGTTCACGCTGCTATCGCGCCTGCTGAGTTTTATCGACATCAAGAATTGGCTCACCGCGCAAATTCCCGATCCGCGCATCACCGGGGTGCCGTTCAAAACCCTGCTGGCGGATTTCAGGGGCAGCGGGGGCGTCTTTTCCACCGATAATTTCATCCTGCATGGACCGGTGATGGACATCACAGCGACCGGCAGCATCCGATTCTCGGACAGCACGCTGGATATGCAGGTCGGCATGTTTCCGTTCGACACGGTGGACTGGGTGCTGAACAAGATACCGCTGATTGGCGAGCGGGTCGGCTCGGGCACCGGCAAACTGGTGGCGGCGTACTTCCAGGTGCAAGGGCCAATCGGCGACCCGTCGATCACGCCGAAGCCGATCACGTCGGTGGCGGAGTTCGTGATGAAGGCGCTCGGGATGCCGATCAACATCATTCGTCCCCACACGATCAAGTGAGCGCGCGCCGACCGACGCTGATCGTATTTTGCCGCGAGCCGATTCCCAATCACGCCAAGACGCGCCTCATCGGCAAGATCAGCGCGAATGCGGCGGCGGCGCTGGCCGACGCATTCATCCACGATGCGCTCGCCAAGGCGATCGCGATCAAGCCGGGGCGATTGGTGATCGCGGGCAGCGCACCCGAAGCTGCTCTTCGCAGCAAATACTTCACGAATCTCGCCAAACGATTCGGCGTTGAATTGATCGATCAGGGCGGTGGATCGCTCGGAATGCGGATGGCGCGCGCGCTCGAGCGATACGCGCCGGATGGTGCGTTGCTGATCGGCGCCGACATGCCCTCGCTCCCCGCGAGATTGCTCAAGCGAAGCTTCGACTTGCTGCGCGCTAATCGCGTGGTGATTGCGCCCAGCATGGACGGCGGCTACTACGCGGTCGGCGTGCGCGGCGCGATTCCGCCGATCTTCGCGGGTATCCGATGGGGCAGCGGCGGCGTGCTCGCGGAGACGATCGCGCGGCTGGAGAATGCGCGCGTCGATTTTGCGCTGGGGCCCGCATGGTACGACATCGATCGCTGGAGCGACGTGATGCTGCTCGGCGCGCATCTTCGATTGATGCCGCGATCGAGCAGGTTGCCCTGTCCGCAGACCGTTTCGGTATTGAAGCGGCTTGGAGTACTGCGCGATGATCGCTACAGTACCTCGACGCGCGCCAAACGGATTTCCGATCGATGATCGAGCTGACTCTTTACACGCGGCGGGATTGCGAACTGTGCCACGAGATGGAGCGCGTCATCGCGGCCGAGATGCCGAAGTTCGCGGCGAGAATTTCGCGAATCGAAATTGACGGCGACGCCGAACTCGAGGCGCGCTATGGAATCGAAGTGCCGGTGCTGCTGGTGAACGATCGGAAAGCGTTCAAGTATCGATGCACCGCGAAGGAACTGCGCCAGCGCCTGCTGCGCGAAGTTCGCGGTTGAAGAGGCGCGCCGCCGATGCCGACTCGCACGCAGCGTCCGCTGAGAGCGATCCTGGTTACCGCCAGCGGCGAAGAGCAGGCGCGCTCGATCGCGCGCATCCTGGTCGGCGAACGGCTTGCGGCGTGCGTGAATATCGTCGGGCCGATTCGTTCGGTCTATCGATGGCGCGACGCAGTCGAGGACGAACCCGAGTACCTGCTGGTGATCAAGACGCGCGCGATGCTTTACGGCAAAGTGGAACGGCGCGTGCGCGAATTGCACACCTATGAGGTTCCCGAGGTGCTCGCGCTGAAGATCGAGCGCGGCTCGCCGCCGTACGTGAATTGGCTGCTCGAATCGACCGGGCCGGCCGTGCGGACCGCGGCAAAATCGCGCAAGCAAACGTCGAAACGAAGTTCCACGCGCGCCGCCGGCAAAACGAAATGATCAGAATTGCGATTTCAGGCGCGGGCGCGATCGCCGAGCGCGCGCATATCCCGGCGCTGAAATCGGTGCGCGGTGCGCAAATCGTCGCGCTCCAGAGCCGCACCATCGAAAAGGCCGAGCGCGTCGCGACTTCGCTATGGCCCAACGGCGGCGCGCGGCCAAACGTCTATGCGAATTACGATCAGATGCTCGCGCGCGAGAAGCCCGACGCGGTTTGCGTGTTCACGCCCAACCGGTTGCATCGCGAGTTCACGGTGAAGGCGTTCGAGGCCGGCGCGCACGTGTTGGTCGAGAAGCCGATGGCGGCGACGGTTGCCGACGCGCGCAAAATGATCGATGCGTCGGTCGCGGCCAAGCGGGTGCTGATGGTCGCGATGCAGCGGCGGTACGGCGGCCTCGAGCGGGCAATCAAGCAGGCGGTCGAGAATGGTGCGATCGGCGCGCCGAATTTTATTCGCGCGCGCTTGTCGCATGGCGGGCCGCAATTGTGGGCGCCGGGACAGACCTGGTTTACCACCGCGGCGGAAGCCGGCGGCGGCGCGATGCTGGATCTCGGCGTGCACGTTGCGGATCTGGCGATTTGGTTCATCGGCGAAGTGGAGTCGGTGTCGGGACAGGTCGGCACGCTCGCCAAGGCGATCGAGGTGGACGACACGGGCGTGATGATATTGCATTTCAGGTCGGGCGCGATCGGCGTGATCGAGGCGAGTTGGAGCAGCATGCCGCCGCTGTCGGCGATCGAGATTTATGGCGCCGGCGGCAGGATAATGGCCGGTTATCCGCGCATGGATATCGCAATTCAAAAGGCCGATGGCAGCGCGGCGCCGGGATATTCGCGCGACGAAGTGATGAAGCAATTCGACCCGGCCGACTTGCTCGCGCCGTTTCGCGAACTGGCGGCGAATTTCGTCGCGGCGATCGAGGGCAGGGCGACGCCGTTCCCGGACGGAACCGACGGACTGCGGGCAATTGAAACCGTGGAAGCGTGCTATCGGTCGGCGCGGAGCGGCCAGCGGATCAAGCTTCCGCTGGAATGACTCGCGGCGTCGAATCGCGCAAAGTTGAACGCTGGATGTTTCGCGAATCGATAAAAAAAATGGCGGCCTACGTGCCGGGCGAACAGCCGCGTCCGGGACAGCGCGTGATCAAGCTCAACACCAACGAGAACCCGTATCCGCCGTCGCCGCGCGTGCGCCGTGCGGTCGCGGCAGCGGTGTCCGGAACGGCGCTGCGTCTTTATCCAGCGCCGCGCGCGGATGAATTCGTCGCGAGTGCGGCGCGTCTCTACTCGATTCCGCAGAAGATGATCATCGCCGGCAACGGCTCCGACGAACTGCTCGCGATGATTTTTCGTGCGACGCTCGGCGCAGGCGACACGGTCGCGTACGCGGTGCCGACCTATTCGCTGTACGACACGCTCGCGCTGGTGCAGGAGGCGCGGATACTTCATTTTCCGCTCGGCGCCGATTTCGAACTGCCGCTCGAGGCGATCGCTCAAGCGCGCGCGAAGCTGACGATCGTGTGCAATCCCAATTCGCCGTCGGGCACGCTCACGCCGGCGCGGAAGATCGCGGCGCTCGCGAAGCAGCTTGACGATCGCTTGCTGGTGATCGACGAAGCCTATGTTGATTTCGCCGAGGAGAATGCGCTGCCGCTCCTGAAACGTCATCGGAACCTGGTGATTCTGCGCACGCTCTCGAAGTCGTACTCGCTGGCGGGGATGCGGCTCGGGCTCTGCTTCGCGCATCCGCGGGCGATCAACGCGTTGATGAAAGTGAAGGATTCGTACAATTTGAGCCGGGTGGCGTTGGCTGCGGGCGCCGAGGCGCTCAAGGATTCGGCGTGGATGCGCAAAAACGTCGAGAAGGTCAAGCGCACGCGATCGGTCACCGAGGCGGCGCTCCGCAAGCTCGGCTTCGTTGTGACGCCGTCGCAGGCGAATTTCGTGCTCGCGCGGATGCCCGGGAAAAACATGGCGCCGGTGACGAGAGGGCTCCGCCGCGCGGGCATCCTGGTTCGTCATTTCCCGACGCCGCTGCTCCGCGACGCGCTCAGAATTTCGATCGGCACGCCAGCCGAGATGAAGGCGCTGTTTGCGGCGCTGGAGCCGCTCATCAAGCAATCGACGGCGAAGCGGCGTTCGCCCGCATGAGGCGTGTCTAGTTCGATGGCCGCGCTGAAGCGCCTGTTCGGCGGTTTCCGCAAAGCTAAGGGCCGGGCGAAGGCTGAATCGGAAGCGGAAGCCGCGATCCAGTGGGTCATTGCCGGTCTCGGCAATCCCGGCGAACCGTATGCGCGCACGCGGCACAACGCCGGGTTCATGACGATCGATCGGATCGCGAAAGCGAATCGCGTCGAGCTGAATCGGCGGAGGTTCAAGGGACTGACCGCAGAGGTCATCCTGGCCGCGCAGCGAACGATGCTCGTCAAACCGCAGACCTTCTACAATCTGAGCGGAGAGTGCCTCGCCGATCTGCTCGGATACTTCAAAGTTCCGGCCGAGCGGTTGATCGTGGTGCACGACGAACTCGATATTGAGGCGGGACGTCTCAGGTTGAAGCGCGGCGGCAGCGACGCCGGCAATCGCGGCGTCAGATCGGTCGCGGAGGCGCTGGGCACGCCGGATTTCATCCGGATCCGGATCGGACTCGGACGTCCGCCGGGAGACGAGCAGAGCAAGGATTACCTGCTCAGGCCGCTGGCGGCGGCGGAACGGGAGGCCTTCGCGCCCAATCTGGATCGCGCGGCGGGTGCTGCGATGGAAATAATCGAAAGCGGACTGGAGCGTGCGATGAACCGCTATAACCAGCGGCTTTGACAGTTTGTGCCGCGCGGCACAACTGTGCTAACAAAATGATTATAAACCTAATCAATGTGTTGACATCGAGGCTGCGCTTGATAAGACACGATCTGACGAGGGAAGCCCGGCGCGAGCGGCGGATGGGATCTGGTTCTAGCTGAACGAGCGCAGACGCGAGTTGGGATGGGCCAGCAGTTGGGAGGCCGCTCGAATGCGCGGGCCCGGAAGTTTTACGAAAGGGGACCGCGCAATGGAAACCGAGAAATCGCGATTCAAGACTACAAGCACCGCGCTACGCTTTTTTTTTCGGGTGCGCGAACTGGTGCACGGCGGGTGCGCGCAGCGCCTGCGGCCTCGAGAACTGCCGTCGGTGGCGGGATTCGCGGCCCGCAGCGCGATCGACGATTATCACAGTATCGGCTGGTGCATGCGGGGGCTGGACGAATTGCAGTTATGGCTGCTGAGTGAACTCTACGGGCCGACCAGTTTTGGCGTGCGGCGGCGAACCTACGCCGAGGCCTCCGAGGCCGGCCGGATTGAGTTTCGGGAGTTCGGAATCGGACGGCGCCGGATGGCGCTGGTTCATCGGCTGGCGATCTAAAGCGTAAGCCAGCGGCTGCGCGAGTTGGGAATGATTCCATCGGAACGAACGACGAGTGAGCCGCGCATCCGGCGGCGGATGAGGATTCAGGAGCGGCGTCCGGCGCATCAGCCGGCGCAACTCAGCTCGTAGCGAAATCGGCGAATCGCGGCGCATTGCTATTCCGGTGCGCGGCCTAAATCCTGTACGCTGAAAAATGGCGCAGGCGAACAGGATCGGCGGAATAGCAGGTGGACGAAGCTCAAGCGAAAGAACATGCCGCGGCGCTCTCGGCGGGAGCGGTGGAAGTCATCTCGGCGGCTGAAATGGCGGCGAAAGTCGCGCTCGGCCGGCCGCTTAGAATCAAGCTCGGGATGGATCCGACCGCGCCGGACCTGCATCTTGGCCACAGCCTGACGCTCAAGAAATTGCGCGACTTCCAGGACGCCGGTCATACCGTGATTTTCCTGGTGGGCGATTTCACCGCGATGATCGGCGATCCGACCGGGCGATCCGAGACTCGCAAGCCGCTCACGCGCGAGCAGATCTCGCAGAACGCCGAGACCTATCGTTCGCAGGCATTTCGGATACTCGATCCGGACCGGACCGAGGTGCGCTTCAACAGCGAATGGATGAACGAACTCAGCATCCGGCAACTGATCGAGATCGAGGCGAAGGTTAGCGTCGCGCGATTGCTCGAGCGCGACGATTTCGAGAAGCGCCTTAAGAATGAAGAGCCGCTTTTTCTGCACGAGCTGCTGTATCCGGTGATACAGGGATACGATTCGGTCGCGCTCGAGGCGGACCTCGAAATCGGCGGCACCGATCAGAAGTTCAACATGCTCGTCGGCCGCGAGTTGCAGCGGCATTTCGGCCAGCCGCCGCAGATCGTCATGACGATGCCGCTGCTCGAGGGGCTCGACGGCGTGCGCAAGATGTCGAAGTCGCTGGGCAACTACGTCGGGCTGACCGACGAACCGGCGGACATGTACGGCAAGCTGATGTCGTTGCCGGACAAAATGACTGCAAAATATTTCCAGTTGCTGACGAGGTCCGGCGCGCAGGAAATCGCGGATATCAAATCCGGTGCAATCCATCCGATGGAAGCGAAGAAGCGCCTCGCGCGGATGATCGTCGGCGAGTACCACGGCGAGCAGGCGGCGGCGCGCGCGCAGCAATACTTCGAGAGCAAGCATCAGCGCCGCGAAATTCCCGACGGCGTGCAGGTGTATCGAATCGAGCGGGATTTATGGATTTGCGAGCTGATGAAGCAGCTCAACTTCACGCCGTCCACCAGCGAGGCGCGCCGGCTCGTGAGCCAGGGCGCGGTGCGCGTCGACGGGCAGACGATCAGCGACGCGAATTTTCGATTCGTGCCCGGCGAGCATAAGGTGATCGAGGTCGGGAAGCGGCGGGTGGCGCGAATCGAGCCCTGAGCGCCGCGGCGCGAGGGATCGTTCAGTCCTTCTTGTCTGCTTCGGCTTGCGCGACGGCGTCGCGCAGCTTCGTCATCGTGCGCGCGAGCGCCTTGGTGTAGCGTTGCTTGGTCCAGCTCTCCTTGGTGCGCATCTTGAGCCAGCCGAGCTTGACGGCGTCGGGCTTGTTGCCCATCTCGCCGGTCGAGACTTCGATGATGGCGCGCTCTTCGACGCTCAAGCTGTCGAGCAACTCGCGTTTCAGGCCTTGCAGAAATCCTGACTTGAGGTCGATATCGATCTTGACAGTCATCGCGCCATCAAGGGTAAGCGTAGTCGATTGACCGCGGCGCCTCAACGGCTTGACTTTCGAAATCGGTGGTAGATAGTCGCGAACTGGAGAGAGGGAAACATCATGCAGCATTTCAAAGTCGAACAGCACGACAATGTCCAGGTCTGGACGATGCACAATCCGCCGATGAACTACATGACGGGGCCGATGTCGCGGGAACTGCTCGAACTGATCGGCAAGGCGGAGGACGACGCAAATACCCGCGCGATCATCCTGACCGGCGGTATCGACGGCAAGTTCATCACCCACTACAGCGTGGACGAGCTGGCGGCGATGGCGGCCGATCCGGCGGCGTGCGCGCAGAGCTTTCCGCAGTTGTCCGAGGGATTTCATCGGATGCTCGATCGAATCATGCTGATGCCGAAGGCGGTGATTGCCGCGATCAACGGCGACTGCATGGGCGGCGGATACGAGCTGGCGCTGGCGTGCGATTTTCGCCTCGCGGCGGACGGGCCGTATCAGATCGGATTGCCGGAGTCGGTGCTCGGGATATTGCCCGGCGGCGGCGGAACGCAGCGGCTGCCGCGGTTGATCGGGCGGGGACGGGCGCTCGAGGTGATGCTGTTCGGCAATGTCTATCATCCGCGCGACGCTCTCGCGATGGGGATGGTGAATCGAATGCTGCCGCCGGAGACGCTGATGCCGTTTGCGATGGGTTGGGCGCGGACGCTGGCCAAACGGCCGCCGCGCTCGATTGCGGCAATCAAGCGGGCGGTCTATCTGGGCGCCGATCGCGATCTCGAATCCGGACTTTACATCGAGCGGATGGAGATGACGCAGGTGATGTGCTCGGAGGACGCGCGCATTATGATGAACGCGTACAACGATGCGGTTGCGCGCGATCCGATGATCGCGCGCAGCGACTTCCTGAACGGCCATGGAGTACCGGCCGCGAAGGGCCGGTAATCACCAAGCCTATTCCTCTTCGACCGCCTGGCGGATCGCGTTGAGGATAAAAATGAACTGGCTCGGCGCGGTGACGCGGCCGAGCAGGTTCACCTTTTGCAGCACCTTCAATTCCTGATCGGTCACTTTGTGACGAGCGAGGATACCGCGATTGTCGGTGAACTTGCGCCAGGCGTTTTCGGGCCGTTTGGACGGGGACGCGTCGCGCCGCAGCCCCACCAGATCTTCAGCTTCGGGATGAGTAAGGAGAAATAGCCGCTGCTTGTCGAGATCGAGGGTGTCGGCGAGCCGCGACAGCAGCGACAGCGACGGACGGCGCCGTCCGTTTTCGAGATAGGCCACGTGGCTGGCTTTCACGCCAAGTTTGCGAGCGAGTTCGCGCTGGGTGAGGGCAAAAGCTTCTCGCCGCTGTTTCAGCACCGGTCCCAAGGTCTCTTTTTTCATAAATCCTACTCTGCCAAGTACACGTGGTTAGATTGATGGATCATCCAGACGGATGCCGAGCGACTCGCGCCCGCGATGTTAGAAAGATCGTTACGCCAACGAAGACAATTAAAGATAACTAATAGTGTACGGGTTCCGGGCCTATCAGCGCAAGTGCACTATATCACATGCTTCAACGAGCGTTTGCGTGCACATTGTGACTGTGTTAGTTGCACATTCAGTTAACAAGCGCGAATCGCGTGCCTTGCCGGTATGGGGGGGTGGAGTCCAAAAAAGAGGGGCTTCCGCCCCCTGCGCTTTTTTTCAGCACTCAACTTGCCGACGGAGGCGGCAGATGCGGCTTCTGGCAACTCCCGCCACCAACGCAATTCGCACCAGCGCCGAGATAGATGAAGCCCGCCTTGATCGGGAAGAACAGGTAATTGAGCGGCGTGTTGATCGGATCGAAGGACTCCGGCGCTCTTCTCGCCGCGATTTGCTCCTCTTCGAGCTTTTGCTTGGAATCGGTCTCGACGGTTTGAACGCTGGCGAGGCGGCCGTCGGAGCCGAAAACCGCGGCTTTGCCCGAGTCGAGCCAGACGTAACGCAACACGCTCGCGCCGCTGTGATTCGGATCGGGGATGTTGTCCTTCAGATCGGGCTGGCCCATCGCCTGCACGGTCTGATCGGGCGTCATCCCCGTGGCCAGATTTGCGCTGGTCGTCGTGGCGCATGAAGCGGCCATCAACGCGAGCATCATGACGGCCAGGCCTGCGAGAAAATTGCGCGGCATCATAGTGGTGTTCTCCCGTACGTGATCGGAGCTAACACAGGATACCGCCGGCGGCAACCCGCGAGGTTTTTTGCCGGTTGGATACGCCGGACGAGGGCGTGAAAGCCTCGGTCGGCGTGGCATAATGTGATCGCGATGACGGAGAACGAGCTCAATGATCGCCTGTTCGTGTACGGCGCATTGCTCGACGCGGCTGAACGCGC comes from Candidatus Binatus sp. and encodes:
- a CDS encoding AsmA-like C-terminal domain-containing protein: MRFARIASILALILLLLITGSIVLIAYNQPRVIAFVLASINRRTGVNIVPRSSSITFSNHLVVVLDEPEITAKGRPTIKLKTLRASVGYHSLLTQTGLPLYGLRALNPEVILPVESAETAAIPVPKPGAESVAAIREALQTLGRIAWRVEVIEATVRYADGHPLIEHLGVVAFHKRRNPGQWSLSFDTRISGGPVAGSNAAGKFTIDAFPQTPPVAFGRGQIWTWNVPLKHLEAQGIELVGGLQGHLKFSIKDDGSLIGAVQAGGADLTLKGQGLSTPIKLGDYTLQTALSFSNGLLAFNQLILKHVDRPLVSAETEVVEPFSLNPEIGVKVGGFRLDASGLKQKLLLVRRLPTEVEAMLKRLRPGAVSIGAVTLSASLDKIKTTPLKALRENLVVSAQIESAGFTLPEDLKLPSVEQLGAQLHFEKGVLTIAQGGAKLGNSSIHEVTARVDLANGVEGAKYEAGLAIDADLGDLSPAIFNAMQQYKLDWREHIQRVGGRIDIGATASGALSANNMTPPSDYRVVVTPKGAQVAVKGPPGPFHLSRGMVAITPDRIRFEDLMLAITGGDAVLNGAVSSFREGVEMHDLTLDLHQFPSDLWLSLLVDPSDLALHGPIGGRVILNTARKDPKVILPAGKLTLTKGDVQFNFLRAPIEVQGATVTMDRKTLVLSMPGSLLDKQPIDFTITVPDFRNPSLQIVAVVQKLNFEVMKFIRMPWSPSTTPVNFPLPSSGHIEARFGNLAAFEMSDIKTDFYRKPSGDWSVYNFSANAYSGTMKLDLIGRAQDNWVHLNGSMTDADPAPLFMLGGKIERSPLLGRMSIGADLWANTDTDFYNTMAGDVSLTVRDGTLDKFTLLSRLLSFIDIKNWLTAQIPDPRITGVPFKTLLADFRGSGGVFSTDNFILHGPVMDITATGSIRFSDSTLDMQVGMFPFDTVDWVLNKIPLIGERVGSGTGKLVAAYFQVQGPIGDPSITPKPITSVAEFVMKALGMPINIIRPHTIK
- a CDS encoding TIGR04282 family arsenosugar biosynthesis glycosyltransferase — its product is MSARRPTLIVFCREPIPNHAKTRLIGKISANAAAALADAFIHDALAKAIAIKPGRLVIAGSAPEAALRSKYFTNLAKRFGVELIDQGGGSLGMRMARALERYAPDGALLIGADMPSLPARLLKRSFDLLRANRVVIAPSMDGGYYAVGVRGAIPPIFAGIRWGSGGVLAETIARLENARVDFALGPAWYDIDRWSDVMLLGAHLRLMPRSSRLPCPQTVSVLKRLGVLRDDRYSTSTRAKRISDR
- a CDS encoding glutaredoxin family protein, producing the protein MIELTLYTRRDCELCHEMERVIAAEMPKFAARISRIEIDGDAELEARYGIEVPVLLVNDRKAFKYRCTAKELRQRLLREVRG
- the cutA gene encoding divalent-cation tolerance protein CutA, which codes for MPTRTQRPLRAILVTASGEEQARSIARILVGERLAACVNIVGPIRSVYRWRDAVEDEPEYLLVIKTRAMLYGKVERRVRELHTYEVPEVLALKIERGSPPYVNWLLESTGPAVRTAAKSRKQTSKRSSTRAAGKTK
- a CDS encoding Gfo/Idh/MocA family protein; the protein is MIRIAISGAGAIAERAHIPALKSVRGAQIVALQSRTIEKAERVATSLWPNGGARPNVYANYDQMLAREKPDAVCVFTPNRLHREFTVKAFEAGAHVLVEKPMAATVADARKMIDASVAAKRVLMVAMQRRYGGLERAIKQAVENGAIGAPNFIRARLSHGGPQLWAPGQTWFTTAAEAGGGAMLDLGVHVADLAIWFIGEVESVSGQVGTLAKAIEVDDTGVMILHFRSGAIGVIEASWSSMPPLSAIEIYGAGGRIMAGYPRMDIAIQKADGSAAPGYSRDEVMKQFDPADLLAPFRELAANFVAAIEGRATPFPDGTDGLRAIETVEACYRSARSGQRIKLPLE
- the hisC gene encoding histidinol-phosphate transaminase, coding for MTRGVESRKVERWMFRESIKKMAAYVPGEQPRPGQRVIKLNTNENPYPPSPRVRRAVAAAVSGTALRLYPAPRADEFVASAARLYSIPQKMIIAGNGSDELLAMIFRATLGAGDTVAYAVPTYSLYDTLALVQEARILHFPLGADFELPLEAIAQARAKLTIVCNPNSPSGTLTPARKIAALAKQLDDRLLVIDEAYVDFAEENALPLLKRHRNLVILRTLSKSYSLAGMRLGLCFAHPRAINALMKVKDSYNLSRVALAAGAEALKDSAWMRKNVEKVKRTRSVTEAALRKLGFVVTPSQANFVLARMPGKNMAPVTRGLRRAGILVRHFPTPLLRDALRISIGTPAEMKALFAALEPLIKQSTAKRRSPA
- the pth gene encoding aminoacyl-tRNA hydrolase; translated protein: MAALKRLFGGFRKAKGRAKAESEAEAAIQWVIAGLGNPGEPYARTRHNAGFMTIDRIAKANRVELNRRRFKGLTAEVILAAQRTMLVKPQTFYNLSGECLADLLGYFKVPAERLIVVHDELDIEAGRLRLKRGGSDAGNRGVRSVAEALGTPDFIRIRIGLGRPPGDEQSKDYLLRPLAAAEREAFAPNLDRAAGAAMEIIESGLERAMNRYNQRL
- the tyrS gene encoding tyrosine--tRNA ligase; this encodes MDEAQAKEHAAALSAGAVEVISAAEMAAKVALGRPLRIKLGMDPTAPDLHLGHSLTLKKLRDFQDAGHTVIFLVGDFTAMIGDPTGRSETRKPLTREQISQNAETYRSQAFRILDPDRTEVRFNSEWMNELSIRQLIEIEAKVSVARLLERDDFEKRLKNEEPLFLHELLYPVIQGYDSVALEADLEIGGTDQKFNMLVGRELQRHFGQPPQIVMTMPLLEGLDGVRKMSKSLGNYVGLTDEPADMYGKLMSLPDKMTAKYFQLLTRSGAQEIADIKSGAIHPMEAKKRLARMIVGEYHGEQAAARAQQYFESKHQRREIPDGVQVYRIERDLWICELMKQLNFTPSTSEARRLVSQGAVRVDGQTISDANFRFVPGEHKVIEVGKRRVARIEP